In Caulobacter segnis ATCC 21756, the sequence CAGGCCCGCGATCACGGCGGCGGTCGTCGAGGGCGAGTAGCCGCCCTGCTCTTCCCAGCGCTCCTGCTGAGTGAACGGCGGGGTGATGGTGGCGCTGTTCCAGCCCAGGCCCACCTTGCCGCCCTTCACCAGGAAGTCGGCGGCGGGTTTCAGCATCCGTCCGTAATAGGCCTTCAGTTCGGCCTCGGGCAGCCAGCCCAGTTTCCACAGCTTCCAGCCCAGCATGATCGGCATGGCGGTCTGGTCGAGCTGAACGCCGACCCATTCGGGCGTGCCGTCGACATGCGACTTCTGCAGGAACCAGCCGCCGGCCCCCGTATTGCCTGGGGTCTTGGGTCCGACCTGCACCGTCGGCAGGTAGTGGAAGGCCGCCAGCGGCGTCTGCTGGTCGCCCAGCGCCGCCAGGGCCATGGCGCACTGGTAGAAGTCGCGCGGCCAGACGGCCTTGTAGCCCGTCGAGGACTGGGTGGCGTCGACCGTGTCGCCCCAAGGGTTCGACAGCGAGGCGATCAGGGCGCCGGCATGGGTGCGGTCCTCCTGCACCTTCAGCATCAGGGCCGAGGCCTGGACCAGCTTGCCACCGTCCTCGGACGCCTCGCGCAGGCGGTGCAGCTCGGACAGCGAGGCCAGATAGTCCTCCCAGCCGACGCGCTCACCCTCGCCGTTGAAGCGGGCCAGCACCTCGGCATAGCCGGTCTTCAGCGTCGCCGAGGCCGAGGCGTCGGCGGTCTTGGCGTCGGGACCGAAGCCCAAGGCGAAGTCGAAGGTCGCTTCCTGGGCGACGGTCGGCAGCGTGACGGTCAGGACGATCGCGCCCTTAGCGGAGGTGGTCGTCGCCTTCAGCCCCGTCAAGGCGTCGCCGTCGTGGAGCACGCTGGCCGAGGCCTTGGCGAAGGGCTTGGCGCCCTTGAGGCTGAGGTGGGCCTTGCCCTCGAAGGCCGTCAGGGCCGTGGTCGAGGCCGCGCCCGCGTCGCCGCCGCCGGTGTTGGCCATGTGCGGCTCCAGCACCACGGTCGGGGTCACGGGGCCCTTCAGAGCCTTGACGGTCACCCGCACGAACAGGCTGTCGCGGTCGGGATCGGTGAAGATCCGCTTCTCGATGACGAAGCGACCCTGCTTGTCGGTCGTGGTGATCTTGTAGGCCGGCGACAACGGGCGGCCGGCGGCGTCGACGTGCAGGTATTCGGTCTTGGCCGTGGTGTCC encodes:
- a CDS encoding glucan 1,4-alpha-glucosidase, yielding MRRLKLIALASAASALAHAAHAAAPATTWAYAAKTGVGASYEAYVDGAYKPGGPTGAVSKVWFSIADGVLTETMYGLIHEAQIKQMRIAVQTPTGLAVEGADTTAKTEYLHVDAAGRPLSPAYKITTTDKQGRFVIEKRIFTDPDRDSLFVRVTVKALKGPVTPTVVLEPHMANTGGGDAGAASTTALTAFEGKAHLSLKGAKPFAKASASVLHDGDALTGLKATTTSAKGAIVLTVTLPTVAQEATFDFALGFGPDAKTADASASATLKTGYAEVLARFNGEGERVGWEDYLASLSELHRLREASEDGGKLVQASALMLKVQEDRTHAGALIASLSNPWGDTVDATQSSTGYKAVWPRDFYQCAMALAALGDQQTPLAAFHYLPTVQVGPKTPGNTGAGGWFLQKSHVDGTPEWVGVQLDQTAMPIMLGWKLWKLGWLPEAELKAYYGRMLKPAADFLVKGGKVGLGWNSATITPPFTQQERWEEQGGYSPSTTAAVIAGLVVAGDIAEAAGDQASATLYRQTADDYSAKVEARMVTTQGAFGDGHYYLRLNSDQDPNNKSPVEERNGQAAVPEDKMLDAGFLELVRYGVRRADDPAIVASLPKIDDQAMQDLYRVRYDFTFPGETGSFPGWRRYGVDGYGEDVKTGANYGEGGQMRPGQRGRVWPIFTGERGHYELALAGLSGKPDAAAVKTIRDTYVRAMELFANDGLLIPEQVWDGVGAESPHGYARGEGTDSATPLAWSHAEYVKLLRSVSDGQVWDSYAPVKARFAR